In Coffea eugenioides isolate CCC68of unplaced genomic scaffold, Ceug_1.0 ScVebR1_1569;HRSCAF=2440, whole genome shotgun sequence, the following proteins share a genomic window:
- the LOC113755552 gene encoding uncharacterized protein LOC113755552, which translates to MINQGKYLGLPMLVTRTKDQIFGFIRDNIKKKLGSWKQRLLSQAGKEVLLKAVTLAMPTYAMSCFKLPLKLCKDLSALMASYWWGNNNRKNKMHPCSWRKVTQNKSQGGLGLKDLANFNKALLGKQIWRLLTNPNLLISKVLKAKYYPNGSIFKCKCPQNAF; encoded by the coding sequence ATGATTAATCAAGGCAAATACTTGGGACTCCCAATGTTGGTAACAAGGACAAAggaccaaatttttggtttcattagAGACAATATCAAAAAGAAATTGGGAAGCTGGAAGCAGAGGTTGCTCAGTCAAGCAGGAAAGGAGGTTCTGCTAAAAGCTGTGACATTAGCAATGCCAACTTATGCAATGTCATGCTTTAAACTACCTCTGAAGCTATGTAAAGATCTCAGTGCACTGATGGCAAGTTACTGGTGGGGAAACAATAATAGGAAGAATAAGATGCATCCGTGTTCTTGGAGGAAGGTGACTCAGAACAAGAGCCAGGGAGGACTTGGACTCAAAGATTTGGCCAATTTCAATAAAGCATTGCTGGGaaagcaaatttggagattacTTACAAATCCAAATTTGCTTATCTCCAAGGTTCTGAAAGCTAAATACTACCCTAATGGCTCAATATTCAAGTGCAAGTGTCCCCAAAATGCTTTTTAG